One Palaemon carinicauda isolate YSFRI2023 chromosome 5, ASM3689809v2, whole genome shotgun sequence DNA window includes the following coding sequences:
- the LOC137640445 gene encoding uncharacterized protein — MDEEIEDVLIAYSAYRTLYKRKKRRMWIHPLLAVKTRYFPNLFAELRNDENKFFNYFRMSKDSFDELLSHLQSSVEKEDTNMRQAIKPSERLGITLRYLGSGCSMADLHYSHKIGYSTVQSIIKEVCSQIWNVLLNECMPKPSQENWLRICTDFEKNAHFPNCLGAVDGKHIRIIKPSDSGSLYYNYKKFFSLVLLAVCDADYCFTYIDVGSYGKESDSNIFKNSDFYQLLESNNLNIPESATVEDQRGQIPYVFVADEAFSLSQQILRPYSGNQLTEIKKIFNYRLCRARRYIECTFGILANKWRIFHRPLNVSVELAEIITRACCILHNFVRKRDGHRYHDSANNPNDKTGLGNILSAENVQGGRNANKIRDSFASYFVTEEGALPWQYEKM; from the exons ATGGATGAGGAAATTGAGGATGTTTTGATTGCATACTCAGCATACAGAACACTCtacaagagaaagaagaggagaatgtggatacaCCCATTGCTAGCTGTTAAAACCAGATATTTCCCCAATTTATTTGCTGAACttagaaatgatgaaaataagtttttcaacTATTTCCGAATGTCCAAAGATTCGTTTGATGAACTGCTGAGTCACCTACAATCATCGGTGGAAAAAGAGGACACCAATATGAGACAAGCAATAAAACCTAGTGAAAGACTGGGAATAACTTTAAG gtaCCTTGGAAGTGGATGCTCGATGGCTGATCTACACTACTCGCATAAGATTGGGTACAGCACAGTACAGAGCATTATAAAAGAAGTATGCAGTCAGATTTGGAACGTTCTTTTGAATGAATGTATGCCTAAACCATCACAAGAAAATTGGCTTCGGATTTGCACCGATTTCGAAAAAAATGCTCATTTCCCCAATTGCCTAGGGGCGGTTGATGGAAAGCATATTAGAATTATAAAGCCATCAGATTCAGGAAGTCTATATTACAACTATAAAAAATTTTTCTCATTAGTTTTGCTTGCTGTATGTGATGCAGATTATTGTTTTACTTATATTGATGTAGGATCGTACGGTAAAGAAAGTGACTCTAACATTTTCAAAAATTCTGATTTCTATCAGTTACTTGAAAGCAATAATCTCAACATTCCTGAATCTGCAACAGTAGAAGATCAGCGGGGACAAATCCCTTATGTTTTCGTTGCAGACGAAGCGTTCTCGCTATCACAGCAAATACTGCGGCCCTATTCAGGAAATCAGCTAACTGAGATAAAGAAGATATTCAACTATCGCTTATGCAGGGCAAGACGTTACATTGAATGTACATTCGGCATACTAGCTAATAAATGGAGGATATTTCACAGACCTTTGAATGTATCTGTAGAGTTAGCGGAAATTATAACCAGAGCTTGTTGCATACTGCATAATTTCGTACGAAAGCGTGACGGACACCGATATCATGACAGTGCAAACAATCCCAATGATAAAACAGGATTGGGGAATATACTATCAGCTGAAAATGTTCAGGGTGGGAGAAATGCCAATAAAATAAGGGACTCATTTGCTTCTTATTTTGTCACTGAAGAGGGTGCTCTCCCATGGCAAtatgagaaaatgtaa